The Candidatus Tanganyikabacteria bacterium genome contains the following window.
GGCGTTCCCGTGGTGCCGGGGACCACCGCCGCCCTGGCCGACGCGCCGGAGGCCGCCCGCGTGGCCGGCGAGATCGGCTACCCGGTGATGCTCAAGGCGGTGGCGGGCGGCGGCGGCATCGGCATGCAACTGGTGGCCGGGCCAGCCGAACTCGAGAAGGCCTTCAAGCTCTGCTCGGCCCGGGCCAGGGCGTACTTCGGCAACGGCGACCTCTACGTCGAGAAGGCCCTCGTGCGGCCGCGCCACATCGAGATCCAGGTGCTGGCCGACACGCATGGCGCCGCGGTCCACCTGGGCGAGCGCGAATGCTCCATCCAGCGCCGCCACCAGAAGGTCGTCGAGGAAGCCGGATCGCCGGCGGTCTCCCCGGAGTTGCGCGCCGAGATGGGCGAGGTGGCCCTGCGTGCCGTGCGCAAGCTTGGCTACACCAATGCCGGCACGCTCGAGTTCCTGCTGGACGAGGGCGGCAAGTACTACTTCCTGGAAATGAACACCCGCCTCCAGGTCGAGCACCCCGTCACCGAACTCACGACCGGCGTGGACCTGGTCTGCGAGCAGTTGCGCATCGCGGCGGGCCAGCGCCTGGGGCCGCAAGCCAGCGTCACCGCGTTCGGCGGGCACGCGATCGAGGTGCGCCTCTACGCCGAGGACCCCGACACCGGCATGCCCAGCCCCGGGACGATCTCCTCGGTCGCGTGGCCGGCGGAAGCCCGGGTCGACACGTTCGTCGAGGACGGCACCGTCATCAGCCCCCACTACGACCCGATGATCGCCAAGCTGTGCGTTCACGCCGCCGATCGCCCGGCGGCGGTCGCCAAGCTGGCCGTGGCGCTGGATGGAGTGGCGCTGACGGGTTTGAAGACCAATCTGCCGCTGTTGCGGCGCATCGCTGGCGACCCGGACTTCGCCGCCGGGCGCATCGCCACGGATTTCATCTCCCGCATGTCGGCTCCGGCAGTCTCGGGCCGCTAGACTTCGAAAGGGTTCATCGCAGAAATGCCATCCGTGAAGGCGCACATGGCCGGTACCATCCTGGAAGTCCCCGTCAACGTGGGTGACAAGGTCGAAGAGGGGCAGGACGTGGCCTGTCTCGAGTCGATGAAGATGCAGATGTTCATCCAGGCCGAGCAAGGCGGCACCGTCGCCGAGATCAAGGTGGGGCCGGGCGACTTCGTCAACGAGGGCGATGTCATCTTGGAACTCTCGTAGTGGCCAGGAGCTTGCCCGGGGCGGTCCGGATCGTCGAGGTCGGGCCGCGCGACGGGCTCCAGAACGAGGCGAAGGGCGTCGCGACGGCCGACAAGATCCGGCTGATCGAGCGCCTGGCCGCTGCCGGCCTGCCGCACGTCGAGATGACCTCGTTCGTCAACCCGAAGTGGATACCGCCCCTGGCCGACGCTTTCGAGGTGGCCACCGGCGTGCGCAAGAAGCCAGGCGTCGTCTACTCCGCGCTGGTGCCCAACCTCAAGGGCTACGAGCGCGCTCGCGAGGCCGGGATCGACACCTGCGTGCTGTTCCTCTCGGCTTCCGAGACGCATAGCCGCAAGAACATCAACAAGTCGGTGGCCGAGGCGCTGGAGGCCTATCGCGAGGTGGCGGCCGCCGCCCTGGCAGACGGCAAGGCGCTGCGCGCCTACATCTCGACCGTCTTCGGCTGCCCGTACGAGGGCGAGGTGCCGGTCGCGGCCACCATCGATATCGCCCGCGCCCTGCTCGACATGGGCGTGGCCGAGGTCTCGCTCGGAGACACGACGGGCCTCGGGACGCCCGGCCAGGTCGAGGCCTACCTGTCGTCCATCTTCGCCGCATTGCCCCGGGAGCGCTTCGCCTGCCATTTCCACGACACGCGCGGGACGGCCCTGGTCAACGCCCTGGTAGCGCTCGAACAAGGCGTGACCACGCTCGACGCCTCGGTCGGCGGCCTTGGCGGCTGCCCGTATGCGCCGGGCGCCACCGGCAACCTGGCGACCGACGATCTGCTGTACATGCTCGATGCCCTGGGGATCGAGACCGGCGTGGATCGCGAAGGGGTCCTGGAGATCACGCGGTGGATCTGCCGCGACGTGCTCGGGATCGACATTCCGAGCCGCTACGCGAAGGCCGAACTGGCCGCCCGGGGTCGGGATGCTGCCAAGGAGTCAGCGGCAAGTGCCTGAAACTCTCACCGAAGCCCTGCGCGTCGATTCAGCCGACGGCGTCGTGACGCTGACGCTCAACCGGCCGGATGTGCGCAACGCGGTCAACCTGGCGTTGCTGCAGGCCTTGCGGTCTGTCCTGGAGGGTCTCCGCTTCGACCGGGCGGTCCGGGCCGTGATCGTCACGGGCGCCGGCGACCAGGCCTTCTGCGCCGGGGCCGACCTCAAGGAGCGGGCCGGGATGAGCCCCGAGCAGGTCAAGGTGTTCATTCACACCATCCGCGAGCTGATGAGCGCCCTGGAAGATTTCCCCAAGCCGGTGATCGCCGCGATCAACGGCCTGGCGCTGGGCGGCGGCACCGAACTGGCCCTGGCCTGCGACATCCGCATCGTCGCCGACAAGGCGGTCATGGGGCTCACCGAG
Protein-coding sequences here:
- a CDS encoding ATP-grasp domain-containing protein → MFQKVLIANRGEIAIRILAACRKLGVTPVTIHSEADAQARHAREAESYLVGPPPVPQSYLNVARILEVARQAGCEAVHPGYGLLSENAAFARAVQDAGLVWIGPPPAAIAAMGSKTEARAFMSEAGVPVVPGTTAALADAPEAARVAGEIGYPVMLKAVAGGGGIGMQLVAGPAELEKAFKLCSARARAYFGNGDLYVEKALVRPRHIEIQVLADTHGAAVHLGERECSIQRRHQKVVEEAGSPAVSPELRAEMGEVALRAVRKLGYTNAGTLEFLLDEGGKYYFLEMNTRLQVEHPVTELTTGVDLVCEQLRIAAGQRLGPQASVTAFGGHAIEVRLYAEDPDTGMPSPGTISSVAWPAEARVDTFVEDGTVISPHYDPMIAKLCVHAADRPAAVAKLAVALDGVALTGLKTNLPLLRRIAGDPDFAAGRIATDFISRMSAPAVSGR
- a CDS encoding acetyl-CoA carboxylase biotin carboxyl carrier protein subunit, with the translated sequence MPSVKAHMAGTILEVPVNVGDKVEEGQDVACLESMKMQMFIQAEQGGTVAEIKVGPGDFVNEGDVILELS
- a CDS encoding hydroxymethylglutaryl-CoA lyase; the encoded protein is MARSLPGAVRIVEVGPRDGLQNEAKGVATADKIRLIERLAAAGLPHVEMTSFVNPKWIPPLADAFEVATGVRKKPGVVYSALVPNLKGYERAREAGIDTCVLFLSASETHSRKNINKSVAEALEAYREVAAAALADGKALRAYISTVFGCPYEGEVPVAATIDIARALLDMGVAEVSLGDTTGLGTPGQVEAYLSSIFAALPRERFACHFHDTRGTALVNALVALEQGVTTLDASVGGLGGCPYAPGATGNLATDDLLYMLDALGIETGVDREGVLEITRWICRDVLGIDIPSRYAKAELAARGRDAAKESAASA
- a CDS encoding enoyl-CoA hydratase, which gives rise to MLPRSQRQVPETLTEALRVDSADGVVTLTLNRPDVRNAVNLALLQALRSVLEGLRFDRAVRAVIVTGAGDQAFCAGADLKERAGMSPEQVKVFIHTIRELMSALEDFPKPVIAAINGLALGGGTELALACDIRIVADKAVMGLTETSLAIIPGGGGTQRLPRLVGKGRAKELIFTARRVAAAEALEIGLVEKVVPAAGLLEAARDMALAISANGPLAVEMAKWAINRGTEVDLATGLQIESRAYDQVIPTKDRLEGLAAFREKRKPVYTGE